From one Dermacentor silvarum isolate Dsil-2018 chromosome 3, BIME_Dsil_1.4, whole genome shotgun sequence genomic stretch:
- the LOC125944537 gene encoding uncharacterized protein LOC125944537, with the protein MPGLRFFRCPRCASHQFSLRTLFRHLRTTHGHETNWVCGLSGCMQTFRQFFSYKKHVYRKHTAFVEGMRPRDILRVGMTRSSTNAAPDVPSEDAECLDVQAEQHDSVSSSSDYAYQLAALLLKWKEGRRLPESTVHELANDVIDFVETITDHQQIQPQDEPAINIEEICKQQLDQLRTRSGRTTYWKAHFPLVESRTVVLHGGDTMEYVPLCEVLKCILEHSQLSNECSSYSCADGYMHSIFDGSAFKNHEYFAGDTSKLCLQLYSDEFEVCNPLGSKRGKHKLTGVYFSVLNFDVKLRSALSGIHLLLLVKDKHIATYGFSKILEPLITDVRILANHGITVNGNLVKGSVFIFTGDNLSSHRIGGFKCTFSQGRICRYCMALRTETDYKHLEVDFVLRSPEGHKHHLSMLSAGLPTLSLYGVKEPCALLCPGFDPTLHLPPDIMHDLLEGVLPFALRHIISSLIEQRLFSLHDLNKSMSEWLYDTHDIGSKLEPISKPYLQGKAVLKGSATEAFCLFRNLTFFVGDSVPSDNAVWQLYLLLREIVDIVMSHKIPVAHIAYLQRKIHFFCLDFKALFPSVSLPCKMHYLIHYPSHIEKFGPLSLLWAMRFEAKHQYFKDIARKIRNWKNLSHSLAMRHQFLQSFLFTAGDDKTTPRNTGVRCILYEHLPCCIREFITVNNLVSTNATVVKSVTVDGRTYSAGCCLVKSVPEDGLPEFLLVCQLFYVNKLLLVLAKLLETVCFDEHFHVYVVSPREEYTVLTSFSEFEIEPLYMREHKGRSVVSARHSLF; encoded by the coding sequence ATGCCAGGACTCCGCTTCTTTCGCTGCCCACGGTGTGCCTCTCACCAATTCTCCTTAAGGACACTGTTTAGACACCTGCGCACTACCCATGGCCATGAAACAAATTGGGTGTGCGGCTTGAGTGGCTGCATGCAAACATTTCGTCAGTTTTTTTCATACAAGAAGCACGTATACCGAAAACATACTGCATTTGTGGAAGGAATGCGCCCCCGTGACATTTTGCGGGTGGGGATGACACGAAGCAGTACGAATGCAGCACCTGATGTACCTTCAGAAGATGCAGAGTGTCTAGATGTGCAGGCCGAACAGCATGACTCGGTCAGCAGTTCAAGTGACTATGCTTACCAACTGGCAGCACTACTTCTcaaatggaaggaaggaaggcggCTACCTGAATCCACTGTGCATGAATTAGCCAATGATGTTATTGACTTCGTGGAAACCATCACAGACCATCAGCAGATACAACCTCAAGACGAGCCAGCCATCAACATAGAAGAGATTTGCAAGCAGCAACTTGACCAGCTACGGACAAGATCTGGCCGGACAACTTACTGGAAAGCACATTTCCCACTTGTAGAATCCCGTACGGTAGTGTTGCATGGAGGTGACACCATGGAATACGTTCCTCTCTGTGAAGTGCTCAAGTGCATTCTTGAACATTCACAACTTTCAAATGAGTGCAGCAGTTACTCCTGCGCAGATGGTTACATGCATTCGATATTTGATGGAAGTGCATTTAAAAACCATGAGTACTTTGCAGGTGATACCAGTAAACTTTGCCTGCAGTTGTACAGTGATGAGTTTGAAGTGTGCAACCCACTAGGCAGCAAGAGAGGAAAACATAAACTGACTGGTGTCTACTTCTCCGTGCTAAATTTTGATGTGAAGTTGCGGTCAGCACTGTCAGGTATTCATCTCTTACTCCTTGTTAAAGATAAGCATATTGCCACCTATGGATTTTCTAAGATTCTTGAACCATTAATCACAGATGTCAGGATACTAGCAAATCACGGCATAACTGTGAACGGAAACTTGGTAAAGggatccgttttcattttcactGGTGACAATTTGTCTAGCCATAGAATTGGAGGCTTCAAATGCACATTCAGCCAAGGAAGAATTTGTAGGTACTGCATGGCTCTGCGGACCGAAACTGACTACAAGCATTTAGAAGTTGATTTTGTGCTTCGCTCACCGGAAGGGCACAAACACCACTTGAGTATGTTGAGTGCAGGGCTGCCGACTCTCTCATTGTATGGGGTCAAGGAGCCATGTGCTCTTTTATGCCCCGGCTTTGATCCGACGCTACACCTTCCACCGGATATAATGCATGATCTGCTTGAAGGAGTACTACCCTTTGCACTGCGGCATATAATATCTTCATTAATTGAACAACGATTATTTTCACTTCATGATTTGAACAAAAGCATGTCAGAATGGCTTTATGATACTCATGATATTGGTAGCAAACTAGAGCCCATTTCTAAGCCATATCTTCAAGGAAAAGCTGTCTTGAAGGGGTCGGCAACAGAAGCATTTTGCCTATTTCGCAACCTAACCTTCTTTGTTGGGGATAGCGTTCCTTCAGACAATGCAGTTTGGCAGCTTTACCTACTTCTCCGAGAAATTGTTGACATTGTCATGAGTCATAAAATTCCAGTTGCACATATTGCCTACTTGCAAAGAAAGATTCATTTCTTTTGTCTTGACTTCAAAGCATTGTTTCCATCAGTATCACTTCCATGTAAAATGCATTACCTCATACACTACCCTTCGCACATAGAGAAATTCGGACCATTGAGCCTGCTATGGGCAATGCGCTTTGAGGCAAAGCACCAGTATTTTAAAGATATTGCTCGAAAAATACGCAACTGGAAGAATCTTTCCCACAGTCTTGCAATGAGGCACCAGTTTTTGCAGAGTTTTTTATTCACTGCAGGTGATGACAAAACAACTCCCCGTAATACAGGCGTGAGGTGCATACTATACGAGCACCTACCTTGTTGTATTAGAGAGTTCATAACTGTGAATAATCTTGTGTCCACAAATGCAACGGTTGTCAAATCTGTGACTGTTGATGGCAGGACATACAGTGCAGGATGCTGCCTTGTCAAAAGTGTTCCAGAGGATGGTCTGCCGGAATTTTTGCTTGTGTGTCAACTATTTTATGTGAACAAGTTGCTATTGGTTCTGGCTAAACTGCTCGAAACTGTCTGTTTTGATGAGCACTTTCATGTGTATGTTGTCAGTCCCAGAGAAGAGTACACTGTTCTAACATCATTTTCCGAGTTTGAAATAGAACCGTTGTACATGCGTGAACACAAGGGTCGAAGTGTTGTGAGCGCTCGGCATTCATTGTTCTAA